A window of Oryctolagus cuniculus chromosome 2, mOryCun1.1, whole genome shotgun sequence genomic DNA:
GAGTCTCCGGAGCGCGCGCAAACACCCCCGCGACACCAGCTGTGGGAGCCGCGCAGCGGATGAGAGCGCTGGGAACTGACTCCACTCATCGACCCCCAGTCTCAATCCCAACGCTCTGAGGAAAGCCCGACGTTGCCCGAGCCCCAGGTGCAGAGGGACTCTGCAAAGGAGGCACCTTTTTCCGTCCCCATCCCTAGCCAAGCGTTCTTGCCTCTGCCGACTCCAGAGTGGGTGTTAAGGCTCCCGGAGCGGGCAGCAGGTGTCCAGGGCTGGCCTCCAGGGTTCCTGGAGACTCTCGGGTGGACGTCTTGCCCTCGGCAAAGGTCCCAGCCCTTTCTCGGAGCCGGCTGTCCCGCGCCGCAGGAAACCGCACCTTCCCGCAGGTCAGTCTGTCCGCGGAACCGCCTTCCCACGGCCTCCGCAGATGGGTTCTTGCAGGTCACAGGTGGGGCGGTAGGCACTTTGAAAGACACCCAGCGCTACCGCCTCAAGGCCTCTGGCGTTGTCCCTGAATCGCAGGAACCGTTAGGAGGCGGGTGGGGTGGAGGTAGGAgggggggctggagctgggtcgcgGAGTGGCCAAAACACGCTCCTTCCCATCCCCTTGGGAGACTGGAGATGGGAAAGGGCGGCTTCTGTCACCCCTTTAGAGAGCCCTGCCCTGCGCAGCTCTCCTTTCCACCCGGGGACGCACAGTAGCGGAGGCTGCGGAAGGGGCTGGGGCCTTTCTCTGCACACCTGAGTGTCACCTCTTCGTCTTTGTGTCCCCAGCATGGTCACCAGCCTCAGCCCGGACGCGCCTCGGCTGCTGAACTCGCTGTCCTCCCAGCAGACCATGCTCCTGTTAGTCTTGTCGGTGCTGGCCGCCGTGCACGTGGGCCAGTGGCTGCTGAGGCAGCGACGGCGACAGCCCCTGTCGGCGCCCCCCGGCCCCTTCCAGTGGCCCCTGATCGGAAACGCGGCGGCGGTGGGCCGGGCGGCGCACCTCTCCTTCGCGCGCTTGGCCCGGCGCTACGGCGACGTCTTCCAGATCCGCCTGGGCAGCTGCCCGGTGGTGGTGCTGAACGGCGAGCGCGCCATCCACCAGGCCTTGGTGCAGCAGGGCGCCACCTTCGCCGACCGGCCGCCCTTCGCTTCCTTCCGCGTGGTGTCCGGCGGCCGCAGCCTGGCCTTCGGCCACTACTCGGAGCACTGGAAGGTGCAGCGGCGGGCGGCGCACGGCACCATGCGTGCCTTCTCCACCCGCCAGCCGCGCAGCCGCAGCATCCTCGAGGGCCACGTGCTGGGCGAGGCGCGCGAGTTGGTGGCGCTGCTGGTGCGCGGCAGCGCGGGCGGCGCCTTCCTCGACCCGAGGCAGCCGACCATCGTGGCCGTGGCCAACGTCATGAGCGCCGTGTGCTTCGGCTGCCGCTACAGCCACGACGACGCCGAGTTCCTGGAGCTGCTCAGCCACAACGAGGAGTTCGGGCGCACGGTGGGCGCGGGCAGCCTGGTGGACGTGCTGCCCTGGCTGCAGCGCTTCCCCAACCCGCTGCGCACCACCTTCCGCCAGTTCGAGCGGGTCAACCGCAACTTCAGCAACTTCATCCTCGACAAGTTCCTGCGGCACCGCGAAAGCCTCCGGCCCGGCGCCGCCCCGCGCGACATGATGGATGCCTTCATCCTCTCGGCGGGAAAAGCTGCGGGGGACTCAGGCGAAGGGGGCGCGCGGCTCGACTTGGAGAGCGTGCCCGCCACGGTCACGGACATCTTCGGCGCCAGCCAGGACACGCTCTCCACCGCGCTCCAGTGGCTGCTCCTCATCCTCACCAGGTAAAGCCTCCAGGAGGCATGGGTCGGGCCTTCCATTTGTCCTCCGAAATTGACTGATTGGGGCTTGAAAATGCGTAGGGCGCTAGGGTTTAGACCTTCGCTCCGGGTCCCTGCCGGGCAACCCTGATTGCGTGCCCAGGAGCGCACAGTGCGGGCCCGGACAGGCGCGCGCACAGGCGCGCACCCCTCCCCGCGCGGCCTGGCCCTCCCCATCTCTGATCTTGTCccacctggcttacgtctccctCTTGTGAGTAGGAACACATTTGAGAGAACGCCCGCCCCCAACCCCCCGGAACAGCAACGTATTTAGAGGGCCGGTAGATAGCTGTCTTTCCCTGGCGCAATAATAGCAAAGCTGGAACAGTTCCGAAGGACAGGGAAGCGcagtaaaaatgttaaataaacacAGCAGTAGCCTAATCGGCTCGCGTAGTCCTTGGCGCGCAGCGGAGGCCGCCCAGCCCTCCGCGCTTTAGAGCGAGCGGCGGCTCGGGACTTTGTTCCCGGGTAAGGGAAAGGCCCGCCCGCGGGCGGGTACCCGGCGCTGGAGCTGTCGGAAGGCGGCCAGGAAGCAGCCGGCAGTGACCGCAGGAGAAACAGACACTTTCGCCGAGAGCAGAGCAGCGTCGAGAAAGAACGCGGGGTGTCCAGAGGGCTCCTGCGGACGTCGCTGGCATCTGCCCCAGCCTTGGTGAGCGGGCCCCAGTGCCCACCTTGATAAAGGCTCCACCACCCTCCGATGCGCACGAATTAAACTGGCCCTGGTGTCGGGTTGCCAGAttgagcaattaaaaaaaatcaattttacatGGGGCATCCTTACCCTAAAGGATGGCCCACTGCTGATCCGAAATTCCTATTCAAGTGGACGGCCTCAGTTTGACCCGGAAACCTTATCCCAGCGGGCAAATGTCGCGCTCCAGGCAAATCTCCGTGGCTCCAGGGACCAGATATGCTGGTTGTGCCAATTCTTGGCGCACGTGGAGGCCCCCGGGCACGCTGCAGATGCTGGCGCCTCGGtatgtggaaggcagaggcagctgCTTTCCCTGACCGGACTTCACGGCAACCTGAATTTCTTTAGATATTGTACAGCTGTCGTCTCGTTAACATAGGTCCTCTAACATGGCTTGTGAAGATGGTGGAACACGTCTTTGGAGGAGAGACGGGGAGACCAACAGAGGGGAGGGCTACCAGGGACCAGGGGACTGGCACCCTCCGGGCACACCTGCAAGCAGACTTGCTTTCTTTTCCCTAAGGAAGCAGCGTTTCTAATGGTTCTCCCTTCCCCGCACTCTGCGGCCAGACGGAATGGAACAGTTTGGGGTCCCCTTTCCATTCCACACGGCCCATCTCTTCTCTCCTTTGTAGTGGAAAGGCAACGCAGCAGGGCTTGGCCGGTGGCACTCCCTGTTCTTGGACACACGTTTTGTTGAAACACGGCCATGTGGGTTCGGTGAGGGCTTTCCTGTGGCTGAGTCCTCACTGCCACACCAGGCAGCGCAGGGGTTGTGACCGAGAGGGCTTGCTGGTTTAGGCTGAGATGCTTACTCCCAGGCCTTGCATGGAAACGGCTGGCAGATCCCTGCAGGATGAGGCTGAAGAGGCAACTTTACAACTGCATCATATACACGCCTGTATTTCCCCCCCTAGAGTTCCAATTGttaccttttctttaaaattttcgaCACTTCTACTTCTTGTGGTGGATGTTTCCCCATCTTTTaacatttatcttttacttttggATGGCTCTCTGTTGCCATAACAACATAATCATTTCTTGGGCTTCGGCATTGCTCATTGGCCTTGACTGTCTTTCTTAATTGTGAGCTATTGTGGTTATAGAAAATTGTAGGGCATGGGTTGCTGGGTTTAAAACAGGATGGGAAATGGCAACTTCATGCATCCCGCTTTGTACtaagattttgttttccaaaGGATTGTACCAGTTTGTTGTACACATCAGAAGTGTGTATGTGTTAATTATAATCATACAAATATTGGGAATTGGCTTGTCTATTAGGATCCCAGTTATCTTTCTATAAAATGAGACCAGGTAGTTGTTCaagaaaacaaggagaaaaaaaaaaaaaaaaaaaaagagggggcagAGGGACTGGTTCTGGGCTGCATTTTAACTTTGATGGATCCTCTGGCCTTTCTAGATGCCTTACAATGTAAAgtataattacaaataaaattttatgagcACGTGAGTCCAAAGGTGAAGACATTAACATTATGTAATAAAATGTATTCTAAGGGTTTGAAGATGTGAAAACATTTCTGTGGGCTCCTAAAATGTATCCCGAGCCCAATTTGGCCTAGTCTATTATTGTAGGTTTTTAGactgagaaaatagaaaatgttttcgACTTTTGATGGGAAAGAGAGCTTTAGTCATGTACAAGAAACATAAGTGGTAAAAGCCCATCTTGTAATTTAGAGAGAAATTAGGAAACTGTTTGAGATTTTGGCCAGAAGTATTCGTTGAGTCACCAACCTAGACAGCCTATTTGAAGAAAAGCAGGATGAAAGTAAGCTGGAATGTGCTTTCTAGTGAGAGAATTAATTTTGCtcaccctcttctctccctctgctttaaAAATCCAACAGGTATCCCGATGTGCAAGCGCGCATGCAGGCGGAGCTGGATCAGGTCGTGGGGCGGAAGCGCCTGCCGTGCATGGGCGACCAGCCCAACCTGCCCTACGTCATGGCCTTTCTCTACGAAACCATGCGGTTCTCCAGCTTTGTGCCAGTCACCATTCCTCATGCCACCACCGCCAATGCCTTCATCCTGGGCTACCACATCCCCAAGAACACGGTGATCTTTGTTAACCAGTGGTCTGTGAACCATGACCCCGCCAAGTGGCCTCATCCGGAGGACTTCAACCCTGCCCGCTTCTTGCACAAGGATGGCTCCTTCAACAAGGACCTGGCCAGCAGCGTCATGATTTTTTCCACCGGCAAACGGCGGTGCATCGGCGAAGAGCTCTCCAAGATGCAGCTGTTTCTTTTCATCTCCATCCTAGCTCACCAGTGCCATTTCAGGGCCAACCCAGACGAGCCCTGGCAGACGAGTTTCAGTTACGGCCTGACCATTAAACCCAAGTCGTTTACTGTCAACGTGACTCTGAGGGACTCCatggagctcctggattctgctgtCCAAAAGCTTGAAGCAGAGGGAGTTTGCCACTGAGAAGGGCCGGAGGCAAGCTGAAATGTCGCAGGTGCTCCAGCCGTTACTGGGGGGATGGGGAGTAAAATCCAGGCCTTTCCTAGCTCCTTGTTTGTGCCAATTCTCCAATAGCCTCAACTATGAGCATGATGGGTATAAGGAGGTAGCCTGCGCATAGAGTGTGCTCCAGACTGAGTGCTAGgctgtgcaggagcccaggggagaTTTTTTGAGTTAAAGGGCCCAAGGGATTTTTACACATGTACTGGGTGTCGGTAATAATTTCTCGGGGCAGCATGCTTTggggttcacacacacacatacacacacaatctgATGAGGAAGGGTTTCAGTAACCATAACTTTTTGGGTTGACCCAAGACTGATCTTTTCACGTGCAGAACTCTACTTCACCCCAAAACAGTATTAAGCAGTTTCTGGAGCTGCTGTTGAAGCTGCAAAGGCAAGTGACTTCCATGTAGGATCCGTGATTAGGTGACAGGGAAAGGGTTCAGCGCTTTAGGGAAAGGTTTAGCTCGGAGTGACGCGAGTGTCGAGTGTCGCTGGATGCATTGGTCTTTTTGCCTGCTGGTGTGCTTCCTTACTCTTAAGGATGAATCCTAAAGTCactcaaaagaaatgaatgttTGACTTTGTGACTACAGTGGATTTCAGTGACTTATCATGAAGTCTAAAGTGTAAATTGTTCGACTGTAGAACTCCAAGCTGAAGTCATGTCTCTCTTCATTGCCAAAGTGCAGCATTTCAATCATGAgtgcaaaaatgaaaaagaactgcAAACCATTTGCTAGTCCGGGTAAGCTTTCCATTTTGCAATCGCAATGTATTGAATTTAGTAAGTCTCGAAGGTTAAAAAATTACCAAATAGTAttccatgtgtgtgtatatagttCATCATTATTCATAAGCAGGATATTGGTATTATTTTGGTCAAGAAAAGGTGAAATAATACATCATGTATAATATTGAAGACCAAAAAGTACAACCAGTTCAATCAAGTGTGGGTCAGATACACTACATGAGCTTGATTAGATCAACTACatttttttggtttgctttttgaTTTCATGATAACTACTTCAAAGCACAGCCTCTTTGCTCATCCAAAACCTGGATGAGAACTGACACGTCTCAAAATGAGATCAGTAGGATGTGTTCTTGTTTTATAAACCTTTGATTAAAAATGGATTTATAGTACAGAATCTCTTTTTGAAATCAACCTAATTAATAGGCTAACATTCCAAAACCTTGgcatatttcaattttaatttaatttaataacaaTTCTGATTACTGAGTTCCAGTTGAAATTAGTGGAAATCTGACCTTTATCCTACGGAAGATGAGAAATCTAATCTGTGTCTATCTGTTGAAtagtgaaaaaagccaggaaTTATCTGAGTGGTCTCTTTACTCGGTACCCAAGTAAGAAATTGCTATTATTGCTGACCtactttctcttttaaatgattttttttaaagttagcatTAATGTCTGGTTTTGGAAAGTCAGAATTGGAAGACGGTGCTGGGAGGCTCTTTTGAGAATCACACTGTAAGACGGTGGAGCTGATCAGAACGGTTGTCTGTTGTGTTGTTGAAGATGGCCAACCCTGTGACTTCAGTGGCCGGGAAAGAATAAAGCTAACAAAATGTGTGCATTTTGGAAGTGTTTTTAAAAGGTGCAGGAAGACTGCAAGAATACCATGTGAAGTTTCAAGTTTTAATTTCCATTGCAGTTAGCCTTCCAAAGGAAGTCCTCAGTGTTCTGAGACATAACTCTTTGTTATATGTTATTAAGCTTTTGGATGTTTCACGTTGAAGTGACAGAGGAAAGAAGGTGTGATGGTTGTGTTTGGAGGGAGGtattgagagaagagagaatgagcAGCAAGAGCAATGCCTAAACCTTttttattccaaataaataatctgtaaCACAAAGTTTGGAGCACGAACTTTTTCGAAATAAGACAAATGGTATACCAGCATTGAATCTCcaatagaatgaaaaaagaatCTACAGCATAGCAGATCTGTTTTATAGTCTGGACTACTAATacaattttcatgttatttttattaacaaaatttcaTGGCTGTAATTTTTGAAGATGAAAAGTTATTTGTGCCAGTGTTTGGAAAGGCGTAACAATCACCTACAGAACCCAGGCTTATCCAATAGATCTCAATCAGGGGGGCATTCCAAGATGTTACGCCCAGCAGGGCTGAGGCACTGATTTGGGATTGTCTCCGCCTATTTTAGCTGATTATGAGTTGTAAGAGCAAAAACCAAATCATGTGTCAAGCCGGATGCCTCATTAAGTCAACTAGGACCAGATGTGCTGTGGTCGGCTCTTCTGTCTGTAGGCTCAGCCGTCATCTGTGGCTTGTTGCAGAGGGAAAGGAAGGTGGGTGTTTGGAGGTTAGCTGGagtatttaatatattcataaCTCACTTaatggaacaaaaagaaaatctaaactaGTAAAAAATAACTGTGTTTGGAGGCCACAGAAATCAGATTACTGCTTACTCAGAACACTAGACTGTATTTGCTAATCACCATGAAAGGTTAGAACATTTATTTCAGGATATCACAATAGTTAGTCTATTGTTTATTAAATGCCTTGCTTAGATAGT
This region includes:
- the CYP1B1 gene encoding cytochrome P450 1B1, producing MVTSLSPDAPRLLNSLSSQQTMLLLVLSVLAAVHVGQWLLRQRRRQPLSAPPGPFQWPLIGNAAAVGRAAHLSFARLARRYGDVFQIRLGSCPVVVLNGERAIHQALVQQGATFADRPPFASFRVVSGGRSLAFGHYSEHWKVQRRAAHGTMRAFSTRQPRSRSILEGHVLGEARELVALLVRGSAGGAFLDPRQPTIVAVANVMSAVCFGCRYSHDDAEFLELLSHNEEFGRTVGAGSLVDVLPWLQRFPNPLRTTFRQFERVNRNFSNFILDKFLRHRESLRPGAAPRDMMDAFILSAGKAAGDSGEGGARLDLESVPATVTDIFGASQDTLSTALQWLLLILTRYPDVQARMQAELDQVVGRKRLPCMGDQPNLPYVMAFLYETMRFSSFVPVTIPHATTANAFILGYHIPKNTVIFVNQWSVNHDPAKWPHPEDFNPARFLHKDGSFNKDLASSVMIFSTGKRRCIGEELSKMQLFLFISILAHQCHFRANPDEPWQTSFSYGLTIKPKSFTVNVTLRDSMELLDSAVQKLEAEGVCH